A portion of the Hymenobacter gelipurpurascens genome contains these proteins:
- a CDS encoding SusC/RagA family TonB-linked outer membrane protein, with product MKQHFLIPLTCGLAFASTAVAQTRAVTGRVTDASGTGLPGVTVLERGTTNGTSTDANGGFSLSVQPGATLVLSSIGFETQNVVLGDRTSLPVTLKSNATELGEAVVVGYGSQTKSEVTGSVTQLSSKDVQNVPTVSFEQAIQGRTPGVQINQTSGKLGAGVQIRVRGSSSVTASNQPLYVIDGIPVTSQDVGSDTEPLNPLADLNPNDIESITILKDAASSAIYGSRASNGVVLVTTKQGRQGQTKVNLGYYVGTSETTRRRKFLNAEQYKALFTVAAENEGYDAREEFEGNGLDYDSPYDQSWSDEPFRKGKVSQYDLNVSGGDAKTRFYLSTTFNDQTGIIIGNRYRRGSARINLDHSITEKLRVGLNLSLTRSVNDRTPNDNAFSNPVQLNALPPLQPKIDPATGQLNQNTLYYNNLLDLEKGSNRAGTYRSFSNVNLNYKPIKDLTLRTEAGADFLNLNENIYRAAGTQDGGNTGYGYSNQVQVINYTTNNTATYLKTIGEDHSIEALAGFSFQRSDAQETSAEGRGFPNPEFTRVASAAIKTAGSGSVRDGFSFVSYFARVNYGFQGKYLISGSVRRDGSSRFGANNRYGTFGAGSVGWIISEEAFLKDNTILNLLKLRASYGLTGNAEIGNFASRNLYGALAYADQAGIVPSTVVGNPNLSWENTAQTDIGLEFGFFDNRISGEVDVYEKKTSELLLSRPLSYSNGYTSVTENVGSLRNRGLEVSLNTRNLDGEFKWSTNFNVSFNRNKVTSLAAPIQSQYLGSVREGQPIGVFYGRKYAGVDPENGDALYYAADGSTTSNAATAALQIVGDPNPKYTGGITNNLSFKGVDLSVLGQFVYGNDIYNAAGLYQSVNGDYFDNQTVDQLNYWTPDNRNTNVPQPRLYAGNGTQVSSRWVTGGSFFRVKNVTLGYNLPQDLVKKGSIASVRVYVSAQNLFTLTNYDGYDPEVNTAAFGAANYLIGHDFYTPPLAKTFLAGINVGF from the coding sequence ATGAAACAACATTTCCTCATTCCTCTCACCTGCGGATTGGCATTTGCTTCGACTGCAGTGGCCCAGACGCGCGCCGTAACGGGGCGCGTAACGGATGCCAGCGGCACGGGCCTGCCTGGCGTAACGGTGCTGGAGCGTGGTACTACCAACGGCACCAGCACCGATGCCAATGGTGGATTCTCTCTCTCGGTTCAGCCGGGAGCTACTCTGGTTCTTAGCTCAATTGGATTTGAAACCCAGAATGTGGTACTAGGCGACCGTACCTCCTTGCCCGTCACGCTGAAAAGCAATGCTACAGAGCTCGGCGAAGCGGTAGTTGTGGGCTACGGTAGCCAAACCAAGTCAGAAGTAACCGGCTCGGTTACGCAGCTCAGCAGCAAGGACGTACAGAACGTGCCTACTGTTAGCTTCGAGCAGGCCATACAGGGCCGTACGCCGGGTGTGCAAATCAACCAGACCTCGGGTAAGCTGGGTGCTGGCGTGCAAATCCGGGTTCGTGGCTCTTCGTCGGTTACGGCTTCCAACCAGCCACTGTATGTAATCGACGGGATTCCGGTAACGTCGCAGGACGTAGGCTCTGACACGGAACCTCTGAACCCGCTGGCCGACCTGAACCCGAACGACATCGAGTCGATTACGATTCTGAAAGATGCTGCTTCTTCGGCTATCTACGGTTCGCGTGCTTCCAACGGCGTTGTGTTGGTAACTACCAAGCAGGGCCGCCAGGGCCAGACCAAGGTGAACCTGGGCTACTATGTAGGTACCAGCGAAACTACTCGTCGTCGGAAGTTCCTGAACGCTGAGCAGTACAAAGCGCTGTTTACGGTAGCTGCCGAAAATGAAGGCTACGATGCCCGAGAAGAGTTCGAAGGCAATGGCCTCGACTACGATTCGCCCTACGACCAGAGCTGGAGCGACGAGCCTTTCCGCAAAGGCAAAGTGTCGCAGTACGATCTGAACGTGAGCGGCGGCGACGCCAAGACGCGTTTCTACCTGAGCACGACCTTCAACGACCAGACCGGTATCATCATCGGCAACCGCTACCGCCGGGGCAGCGCCCGTATTAACCTAGACCACTCTATCACGGAGAAGCTGCGCGTAGGCCTCAACCTGTCCTTGACGCGCTCCGTGAACGACCGGACGCCAAACGACAACGCCTTCTCGAACCCCGTTCAGCTGAATGCACTGCCGCCTTTGCAGCCCAAAATTGACCCTGCCACGGGCCAGCTGAACCAGAATACGCTGTACTACAACAACCTGTTGGATCTGGAGAAAGGATCTAACCGCGCTGGTACGTATCGCTCGTTCAGCAACGTCAACCTGAACTATAAACCAATTAAGGATCTGACGCTGCGCACCGAAGCCGGCGCCGACTTCCTGAACCTGAACGAAAACATCTACCGGGCCGCTGGCACGCAGGATGGTGGCAACACCGGCTACGGCTACAGCAACCAGGTCCAGGTAATCAACTACACCACCAACAACACCGCCACCTACCTCAAAACCATCGGTGAGGACCACTCCATTGAAGCACTGGCCGGTTTCTCGTTCCAGCGCTCAGATGCGCAGGAAACGTCAGCGGAAGGCCGGGGCTTCCCGAACCCAGAGTTTACGAGAGTGGCCAGCGCCGCTATCAAAACGGCTGGTTCGGGTTCCGTGCGCGATGGATTCTCCTTCGTATCGTATTTCGCTCGTGTAAACTATGGTTTCCAGGGCAAGTACCTGATTTCGGGTAGCGTACGCCGCGACGGATCTTCGCGCTTCGGTGCCAACAACCGTTATGGTACGTTCGGCGCGGGCTCGGTGGGCTGGATTATTTCAGAAGAAGCTTTCCTGAAGGATAACACCATCCTGAACCTGCTGAAACTGCGGGCCAGCTACGGCCTGACGGGTAACGCCGAAATCGGCAACTTCGCCTCACGCAACCTGTATGGTGCACTGGCCTACGCCGATCAGGCGGGTATTGTACCAAGCACTGTAGTAGGCAACCCCAACCTGAGCTGGGAAAACACAGCCCAAACCGACATCGGTCTGGAGTTTGGCTTCTTCGACAACCGCATTTCGGGTGAAGTGGATGTGTATGAGAAGAAAACCAGCGAGCTGCTGCTAAGCCGCCCGCTTTCGTACAGCAATGGCTACACCAGCGTAACGGAAAACGTAGGCTCACTACGGAACCGTGGTCTGGAAGTGTCCTTGAACACGCGCAACCTGGATGGTGAGTTTAAATGGAGCACCAACTTCAACGTATCGTTCAACCGCAACAAGGTAACGTCGCTGGCTGCTCCTATCCAGAGCCAGTACCTGGGTAGCGTGCGCGAAGGCCAGCCGATCGGGGTATTCTACGGCCGCAAGTATGCCGGTGTAGATCCTGAAAACGGTGATGCGCTGTACTACGCCGCCGATGGCTCGACCACCAGCAACGCTGCTACTGCCGCTCTGCAGATTGTAGGCGACCCCAACCCGAAATACACGGGTGGTATCACCAACAACCTGTCGTTCAAAGGTGTTGATTTGAGCGTGCTAGGCCAGTTTGTGTATGGAAATGATATCTACAACGCAGCCGGTCTGTATCAGTCAGTAAACGGGGACTATTTCGATAACCAGACTGTTGACCAGCTGAACTACTGGACGCCTGACAACCGCAACACGAATGTGCCACAGCCGCGCCTGTATGCCGGCAACGGTACGCAAGTGTCTTCGCGTTGGGTAACCGGTGGCTCATTCTTCCGGGTGAAGAACGTGACCCTGGGCTACAACCTGCCCCAGGACCTGGTGAAGAAAGGCAGCATAGCGTCGGTACGGGTGTATGTGTCAGCACAGAACCTGTTCACTCTAACGAACTATGATGGCTACGATCCAGAGGTAAACACAGCTGCTTTCGGAGCTGCTAACTACCTCATCGGTCACGACTTCTACACGCCGCCGCTGGCCAAGACCTTCCTGGCTGGTATCAACGTGGGTTTCTAA
- a CDS encoding ribonuclease D — protein MPDLHYLTTAAQVQQLADALRNSPRIAIDLEFDDMRHRYGRNLALIQLFDGQTAYLLDPLPLTNPAHELEPLWAILRDPAVEKIFHSCKSDILLLDELYSVHVRHITDTSVQYTLLAEADNNISLGRLIQSELGIEVDKGEQKSNWLKRPLTEAQKEYAANDVIYLFELADRLSAKLAALGRTEWAEQENAALEEVRYVRDERPYMRNAGKFRILPNELPLFRDLYMLRDQVARELDRPPYMIFANERLAELVRDTPRSANDWKNARGLHPELKRTPYIDQLVALSPENFVARPEPPQTGEQRRFPFRRRLSGEKAAQADAREQLLMQLKTHITTDVNGFVANLVLSNRLIADIVEMGAEQTLRPWQKAILREAAQSHNLDYSLISAPF, from the coding sequence ATGCCTGATCTCCACTACCTGACCACCGCCGCGCAGGTGCAGCAGCTTGCCGATGCGTTGCGCAACTCCCCTCGTATCGCCATCGATCTGGAATTTGACGATATGCGCCACCGTTACGGGCGTAACCTGGCGCTGATCCAGCTCTTCGATGGCCAGACAGCTTACCTGCTTGATCCGCTTCCACTCACCAACCCAGCGCATGAGCTGGAGCCGTTGTGGGCAATCCTGCGTGACCCCGCCGTGGAGAAGATTTTCCACAGCTGCAAGTCAGATATTCTGCTGCTTGATGAACTCTACAGTGTGCATGTTCGTCACATCACCGATACTAGTGTACAATATACATTGTTAGCAGAAGCCGACAATAATATTTCGCTAGGAAGATTGATTCAGAGCGAGTTAGGCATTGAAGTAGACAAAGGCGAGCAAAAATCAAACTGGCTGAAACGTCCGCTTACGGAGGCCCAGAAGGAGTACGCCGCCAATGATGTAATCTACCTATTTGAGCTGGCCGACCGCCTGAGCGCCAAGCTGGCCGCCTTGGGCCGCACAGAATGGGCGGAGCAGGAAAATGCTGCGCTGGAGGAAGTGCGCTATGTGCGCGATGAGCGCCCCTACATGCGCAATGCCGGCAAATTCCGGATTCTGCCCAACGAGCTGCCCTTGTTCCGCGACCTATACATGCTCCGCGACCAAGTGGCCCGTGAGCTGGACCGGCCGCCCTACATGATCTTTGCTAACGAGCGCCTGGCCGAGCTGGTGCGCGACACTCCTCGCTCTGCTAACGACTGGAAGAACGCCCGTGGTCTGCACCCCGAGCTCAAGCGTACTCCCTATATTGACCAGCTGGTAGCGCTTTCCCCGGAAAACTTTGTGGCGCGCCCCGAGCCGCCCCAGACCGGCGAGCAGCGCCGGTTTCCGTTCCGTCGGCGCCTCTCCGGCGAAAAAGCAGCCCAGGCCGATGCCCGCGAGCAATTGCTCATGCAACTGAAAACGCACATCACAACGGATGTGAATGGCTTTGTGGCTAACCTGGTCTTGTCCAACCGGCTCATTGCTGATATAGTAGAAATGGGGGCAGAACAAACGCTCCGCCCTTGGCAGAAAGCCATCCTGCGCGAAGCTGCCCAAAGCCACAACCTCGACTACTCTCTGATTTCAGCGCCTTTCTAG
- a CDS encoding M14 family metallopeptidase, which translates to MLYSRLRAACLLLLLLWAPRLFAQTPATTTDGPLLTPAQFLGYKLGTQFTPHAEVLRYVEHIVQHTPGQMKLERYGKTYENRPLELVYVATADNMKQLDNIRHNNLRLAGLEKGAVQRQQPAVVWLSYNVHGNEAVSSEAVMEVLYDLANPQNQQMQQWLQNLVVIIDPCVNPDGRDRYAMWYNRVRNQKANASPYSWEHREPWPGGRYNHYYFDLNRDWAWQTQQESRQRIVVYNQWLPQVHADFHEMGPNNPYYFSPAAKPFHADLTEWQRKFQNIIGDYNRQVFDKNNWLYFTRETYDLFAPFYGDTWPSFNGAIGMTYEQGGGGPAGISYTKTDGDTLTLAQRIAHHHATSLATIQAASDRHTDLIREFQTFYTNAATKPKGEYKSFVLAGSGDPGQVRALTQYLDRQQISYGYANKRSKLKGFDYTTGKTDNVQVEANDVVISMYQPKSTLVKVLFEPKSTLEDSLTYDLTSWSLPYAFGLKAYALKNQVAASATRPAPATVKGSAAAPNDKPYAYLARWNSLSDVQFLGRLLQQGVKARVAEEPFETEGQKYQRGTLVITRTGNEGLGDKLDQLVRAQADSVGVTVQAVQSGFSTTGGDLGSRSVRPLRQPNVALLAGPGVDATAFGEVWHFFEQQLGYPVTVLGTDYFSTVPLAKFDVLILPDGNYTEIMPERTLENVKDWVRAGGKLIALEGASRFLAGKKDFLLKAKPADTTATKKAGPYTALRRYADSEREQIGERVQGSVYRVQLDNTHPLAFGYGSTYYALLRDTPNYRFLPKGGWNVGVLKKDSYAAGFAGRKAQRVLTDSFVIGTQDLGRGQVVYLADNPLFRAFWQGGKLLFGNAIFMVGQ; encoded by the coding sequence GTGCTATACTCTCGCTTACGGGCGGCCTGCCTGCTGCTCTTGCTGCTCTGGGCGCCTCGGCTCTTTGCCCAAACGCCGGCCACTACCACTGATGGCCCTTTGCTTACCCCGGCTCAGTTCCTAGGCTATAAGCTCGGGACACAGTTTACGCCCCATGCGGAAGTTCTCCGCTATGTAGAGCACATAGTGCAGCACACGCCCGGCCAGATGAAGCTGGAGCGCTACGGCAAGACCTACGAAAACCGGCCGCTGGAGCTGGTGTACGTGGCCACCGCCGATAACATGAAGCAGCTGGATAATATCCGGCACAACAACCTCCGCCTGGCAGGCCTAGAGAAGGGCGCGGTGCAGCGCCAACAGCCGGCCGTGGTGTGGCTGAGCTACAACGTGCACGGCAACGAAGCGGTGTCGTCGGAGGCCGTGATGGAGGTGCTGTATGACCTAGCCAACCCCCAAAACCAGCAAATGCAGCAGTGGCTGCAGAACTTGGTGGTCATCATCGACCCCTGCGTGAACCCCGATGGCCGCGACCGGTACGCCATGTGGTACAACCGCGTGCGGAATCAGAAAGCTAATGCCTCGCCGTACTCCTGGGAGCACCGGGAGCCCTGGCCTGGGGGGCGCTACAACCACTATTATTTCGATCTGAACCGCGACTGGGCCTGGCAAACGCAGCAGGAAAGCCGCCAGCGCATTGTGGTTTATAACCAGTGGCTGCCGCAGGTACATGCCGACTTTCACGAGATGGGGCCCAACAACCCGTATTATTTCTCGCCGGCCGCCAAGCCGTTCCACGCCGACCTCACGGAGTGGCAGCGCAAGTTTCAGAACATCATCGGCGACTACAACCGGCAGGTGTTTGACAAGAACAACTGGCTCTACTTCACCCGCGAAACCTACGACCTGTTTGCGCCTTTCTACGGCGACACTTGGCCTTCTTTCAACGGGGCTATCGGTATGACCTATGAGCAGGGCGGCGGCGGCCCGGCAGGCATCAGCTACACCAAAACCGATGGCGACACCCTGACGCTGGCACAGCGCATTGCGCACCACCACGCCACCAGCCTGGCCACTATTCAGGCGGCTTCCGACCGACATACGGACCTGATTAGGGAATTCCAGACATTCTATACCAACGCCGCTACTAAGCCTAAAGGTGAGTACAAGTCGTTTGTGCTGGCGGGCAGCGGTGACCCCGGCCAGGTACGCGCCCTCACGCAATACCTCGACCGTCAGCAGATCAGCTATGGCTATGCCAATAAGCGCAGCAAGCTCAAGGGTTTCGACTATACCACCGGCAAAACCGACAATGTGCAGGTTGAAGCCAATGACGTGGTCATCAGCATGTATCAGCCCAAATCGACGCTGGTGAAGGTGCTGTTTGAGCCGAAATCAACGCTGGAGGATTCCCTGACCTATGACCTTACTTCCTGGTCGTTGCCCTATGCTTTCGGATTGAAGGCTTACGCGCTGAAAAACCAAGTAGCTGCCTCGGCTACGCGGCCGGCACCTGCTACGGTGAAAGGAAGTGCCGCCGCGCCCAATGACAAGCCTTACGCGTACTTGGCTCGCTGGAACAGCCTTTCCGATGTACAGTTTCTGGGCCGCTTGCTGCAGCAAGGCGTGAAAGCACGCGTGGCAGAGGAGCCCTTTGAGACGGAAGGCCAGAAATATCAGCGAGGCACATTGGTCATCACCCGCACCGGAAATGAAGGGCTGGGCGACAAGTTAGACCAGCTGGTGCGGGCCCAAGCCGATTCGGTGGGCGTAACGGTGCAGGCTGTGCAGTCAGGCTTTTCTACTACTGGCGGCGACCTGGGTTCCCGCTCGGTACGCCCGCTCCGTCAGCCAAACGTGGCTTTGTTGGCTGGTCCAGGTGTAGATGCCACGGCTTTTGGGGAAGTGTGGCACTTCTTTGAGCAGCAACTGGGCTACCCAGTTACGGTACTCGGTACGGATTATTTCAGTACGGTTCCGCTCGCCAAATTTGATGTCCTGATTCTGCCTGATGGCAACTACACCGAGATAATGCCCGAGCGGACTCTCGAGAACGTGAAAGACTGGGTGCGGGCCGGCGGAAAACTTATTGCACTAGAAGGAGCGTCGCGCTTCCTGGCAGGCAAAAAGGACTTCCTGCTTAAAGCAAAGCCAGCCGATACCACCGCTACCAAAAAAGCAGGCCCTTACACCGCCCTACGCCGCTACGCCGATTCGGAGCGGGAGCAGATCGGGGAGCGGGTGCAAGGCAGCGTGTACCGGGTACAGCTGGACAATACGCACCCGTTGGCCTTCGGCTACGGCAGCACCTACTACGCCCTACTGCGCGATACGCCCAACTACCGCTTCCTGCCCAAGGGCGGCTGGAACGTAGGAGTGCTCAAAAAGGACAGCTATGCCGCTGGGTTTGCGGGCCGCAAGGCCCAGCGCGTGCTCACCGACAGCTTCGTCATCGGAACCCAGGACCTGGGCCGCGGGCAAGTGGTGTATCTCGCCGATAATCCCTTGTTCCGGGCCTTTTGGCAGGGTGGTAAGTTGCTGTTTGGCAATGCCATTTTTATGGTAGGCCAGTAA
- a CDS encoding CocE/NonD family hydrolase yields the protein MPYSFPKVAALSGLLVAGLSGAHAQTPVTYPLASEAEKAQLAVVLADTAYIKERYTKTEYQIPMRDGVKLYTIVYAPNDANKVKYPILLNRTPYAIGPYGPGKYKLNLGPSSTMMHEGYIFAYQDVRGRYMSEGEFVDVRPEKDMHKGKNDIDEGTDTYDTIEWLLKHGPKNNGRVGQWGISYPGYYTATGLLSRHKALKASSPQAPIADWFWDDFHHNGAFFLPHAFNFLASFGLARPQPTPTGNPGFKHGTPDGYDFFLKMGPLKNADANYYKGKVAFWNEMASHPNYDEFWQARNLRPHLKNLNKGTAVLTVGGFNDAEDLFGALKTYESIEKQNPGMRNGLVMGPWVHGGWARGTGEMVGNVAYGESPSLYYQKQIEAPFFKSYLKDGKPAATPEATIFESGTNRWRSFETWPPKEAKERTLYFQSAGKIGFEKPASGLEYDQFLSDPAHPVPFTEATATGMTREYMTDDQRFASRRPDVLTYQTEALTEDMTLAGPIEALLQVATTGTDADWVVKIIDVYPDDTPNNPSTNPAVKLGGYQQMVRSEVMRGRFRNSFSKPEAFVPEQVTAVPFTVQDLCHTFRKGHRLMVQVQSSWFPIVDRNPQTFVPNIFEADEKDFQAATHRLYHSPAHSSQLTLRVL from the coding sequence ATGCCCTACTCTTTCCCGAAAGTTGCCGCCCTGAGTGGCCTACTGGTGGCCGGTTTATCCGGTGCCCACGCCCAAACTCCTGTTACCTATCCGCTGGCTTCTGAGGCTGAAAAAGCGCAGCTGGCGGTGGTACTAGCCGATACGGCTTACATCAAGGAGCGCTATACCAAAACAGAATATCAGATTCCGATGCGCGATGGGGTGAAGTTGTACACCATTGTGTACGCGCCCAACGATGCCAACAAGGTAAAGTACCCTATTCTGCTCAACCGTACCCCTTACGCTATTGGCCCCTACGGCCCCGGCAAATACAAGCTCAACCTGGGCCCCAGCAGCACGATGATGCATGAGGGATACATCTTCGCCTACCAGGATGTGCGTGGGCGATATATGTCGGAAGGAGAGTTTGTGGATGTGCGCCCCGAAAAGGACATGCACAAAGGCAAGAACGACATCGATGAAGGCACCGACACCTACGATACCATTGAGTGGCTTCTGAAGCACGGGCCCAAGAATAACGGCCGCGTAGGCCAGTGGGGCATCTCCTACCCCGGCTACTATACCGCTACTGGCCTACTGAGCCGCCACAAGGCCCTAAAGGCATCCTCACCGCAGGCCCCTATTGCCGACTGGTTCTGGGACGATTTTCACCACAACGGCGCGTTCTTCCTGCCGCACGCTTTCAACTTCCTGGCCTCCTTTGGGCTGGCCCGCCCCCAGCCCACGCCTACCGGCAACCCCGGCTTCAAGCACGGCACCCCCGATGGCTACGATTTTTTCCTGAAGATGGGTCCGCTGAAAAACGCTGATGCCAACTACTACAAAGGCAAAGTGGCCTTCTGGAACGAAATGGCCAGCCACCCCAACTACGACGAATTCTGGCAGGCCCGTAACCTACGCCCCCACCTCAAGAACCTCAACAAAGGCACCGCGGTGCTCACGGTTGGTGGCTTCAATGATGCCGAGGACCTGTTTGGCGCCCTGAAAACCTACGAAAGCATCGAGAAGCAAAACCCCGGCATGCGCAACGGCCTCGTGATGGGGCCGTGGGTACACGGTGGCTGGGCCCGCGGCACTGGCGAAATGGTAGGCAATGTGGCCTACGGCGAGTCGCCGTCGTTGTATTACCAGAAGCAGATTGAAGCGCCGTTCTTCAAATCATATCTGAAGGATGGCAAACCTGCCGCTACCCCCGAGGCTACCATCTTTGAAAGCGGCACCAACCGCTGGCGCAGCTTCGAAACCTGGCCGCCCAAAGAAGCCAAAGAGCGCACTTTGTACTTTCAGTCGGCCGGGAAAATCGGCTTCGAGAAGCCTGCCAGTGGCCTAGAGTACGACCAGTTCCTCAGCGACCCGGCTCACCCAGTGCCTTTCACCGAAGCTACGGCTACGGGCATGACCCGCGAGTACATGACCGACGACCAGCGCTTCGCCAGCCGCCGCCCCGACGTGCTGACCTACCAGACCGAAGCGCTTACCGAGGACATGACGCTGGCTGGCCCTATCGAGGCGCTGTTGCAGGTAGCCACCACCGGCACCGATGCCGACTGGGTAGTGAAGATTATTGATGTGTACCCCGACGATACGCCCAACAACCCCAGCACGAACCCCGCCGTGAAACTGGGCGGCTACCAGCAGATGGTTCGCTCCGAGGTGATGCGCGGTCGTTTCCGCAACAGCTTCTCCAAGCCCGAAGCCTTTGTACCGGAACAGGTAACGGCCGTGCCCTTCACGGTGCAGGACCTGTGCCACACCTTCCGGAAAGGACACCGCCTGATGGTGCAGGTGCAAAGCAGCTGGTTCCCGATTGTTGACCGCAACCCGCAGACCTTCGTACCCAATATTTTCGAGGCCGATGAGAAGGATTTCCAGGCCGCCACGCATCGGCTGTACCATTCGCCGGCGCATAGCTCGCAGCTCACGTTGCGCGTTCTGTAG
- a CDS encoding RagB/SusD family nutrient uptake outer membrane protein — MKTIFSRSAVAIALGLSLGLVACDKQLDIDPFQSVDATTALNSEDKVGSAVVGMYARLDSPNLYGTDLILVPELMAVDNYISFQGSFANYRQLALRSTNAQNATAEGIWRASYQAINLANLIIDALPVVTDEDLKSQYEGEARFIRADMHFELVRLYAKQYQAGGNNTQLGVPINLVPVKTVEQASVLTPRATVEQVYAQVITDLKAAIDLLPKSNGTRASSYTAKALLARVYLQQSNFVQAGLMADDVIKNSGKTLSPTLQSVFTGRNTSETLLEIQQNDQNNAGTSNSGLATHFASIGQLGRGDIRVLPAFAAQYGPTDARGESQLLYVGTGTRAGVLRSGKYTTYGQNIPVIRLAEMYLIRAEAAFRAGDLVTALADINRIRNRSGATPLTAAQLSLASILRERQLELAFEGFRLHDLKRTGTDIFIPATGSNPATTYPITSDRLVLPIPFRETNVNTTLVQNPGY, encoded by the coding sequence ATGAAAACCATATTCTCTCGTTCTGCCGTCGCTATTGCTCTGGGCCTCAGCCTGGGTTTGGTGGCTTGCGACAAGCAGCTTGATATTGATCCTTTTCAATCGGTAGATGCTACTACTGCTCTCAACTCCGAGGATAAAGTAGGCAGCGCCGTGGTAGGGATGTACGCCCGTCTGGATTCGCCGAACCTCTACGGTACCGACCTTATTTTGGTGCCAGAGCTGATGGCCGTAGACAACTACATCTCTTTCCAGGGCTCCTTCGCAAACTATCGCCAGTTGGCTTTGCGCAGCACGAATGCGCAGAATGCTACGGCCGAAGGCATCTGGCGCGCATCGTATCAGGCCATCAACCTGGCCAACCTGATCATTGATGCTCTGCCAGTTGTAACTGATGAAGATCTGAAGTCTCAGTACGAAGGCGAGGCTCGCTTTATTCGGGCCGATATGCACTTTGAGCTGGTGCGCCTGTATGCCAAGCAGTACCAAGCGGGTGGAAATAACACGCAATTGGGCGTGCCCATTAACCTGGTGCCCGTGAAAACGGTAGAGCAAGCCTCCGTACTGACCCCTCGTGCTACAGTAGAGCAGGTATACGCGCAGGTTATTACGGACTTGAAGGCTGCTATTGATTTGTTGCCAAAGTCTAACGGCACTCGCGCATCCAGCTATACCGCTAAGGCCTTGTTGGCACGCGTGTACCTGCAGCAAAGCAATTTTGTGCAGGCTGGCCTCATGGCCGATGACGTGATTAAGAATAGCGGCAAAACCTTGTCGCCGACGCTGCAGTCGGTTTTCACGGGGCGTAACACGTCGGAGACGCTGCTGGAAATTCAGCAGAACGACCAGAACAATGCTGGTACTTCCAACAGTGGCCTAGCTACGCACTTCGCCAGCATCGGCCAGCTTGGCCGTGGTGATATTCGTGTGTTGCCAGCCTTCGCGGCACAGTATGGCCCTACGGATGCTCGGGGTGAATCTCAGCTGTTGTACGTAGGTACTGGTACCCGTGCCGGTGTACTGCGCTCGGGCAAATACACCACCTACGGTCAGAATATTCCAGTTATCCGCTTAGCTGAAATGTACTTGATCCGGGCTGAAGCAGCTTTCCGGGCCGGTGATTTGGTTACGGCCCTAGCTGACATCAACCGCATTCGTAACCGTTCGGGCGCTACGCCCCTGACAGCAGCTCAACTCTCTCTGGCTTCTATTCTGCGGGAGCGTCAGTTGGAACTGGCCTTCGAGGGTTTCCGCCTTCATGACCTGAAGCGTACGGGCACGGATATCTTTATCCCAGCTACCGGCAGCAACCCCGCTACCACGTACCCCATCACCAGCGACCGTCTGGTGCTGCCGATTCCTTTCCGGGAAACGAACGTGAATACTACACTGGTGCAGAACCCTGGTTACTAG